A region from the Panicum hallii strain FIL2 chromosome 1, PHallii_v3.1, whole genome shotgun sequence genome encodes:
- the LOC112888084 gene encoding MADS-box transcription factor 22 — MARERREIKRIESAAARQVTFSKRRRGLFKKAEELSVLCDADVALIVFSSTGKLSQFASSSMNEIIDKYNTHSKNLGKAEQPSLDLNLEHSKYANLNEQLAEASLRLRQMRGEELEGLSVEELQQLEKNLEAGLHRVLQTKDQQFLEQISELQRKSSQLAEENMQLRNQVSQIPPSGKQVVADTENVIAEDGQSSESVMTALHSGSSQDNDDGSDVSLKLGLPGVAWK; from the exons ATGGCGAGGGAGCGGCGGGAGATAAAGAGGATAgagagcgcggcggcgcggcaggtcACGTTCTCCAAGCGCCGTCGCGGCCTCTTCAAGAAGGCCGAGGAGCTCTCCGTGCTCTGCGATGCCGACGTCGCGCTCATCGTCTTCTCCTCCACGGGGAAGCTCTCCCAGTTCGCCAGCTCCAG TATGAATGAGATCATTGACAAGTACAACACACATTCTAAAAATCTGGGGAAAGCAGAACAGCCTTCACTTGACTTGAAT TTGGAACATAGCAAATATGCAAATTTGAATGAGCAACTTGCGGAAGCAAGCCTTCGACTCAG GCAGATGAGAGGTGAGGAGCTTGAGGGATTGAGTGTTGAAGAACTACAGCAGTTGGAGAAGAACCTTGAAGCTGGTCTTCACAGGGTGCTTCAAACAAAG GATCAACAATTCTTGGAACAGATCAGTGAGCTCCAACGAAAG AGTTCACAGCTGGCAGAGGAGAACATGCAACTGAGGAATCAA GTATCCCAGATACCCCCATCTGGCAAGCAAGTGGTTGCTGATACTGAAAATGTTATTGCTGAAGACGGGCAATCTTCTGAATCAGTGATGACTGCACTGCACTCTGGAAGTTCACAGGATAATGATGATGGTTCGGATGTATCCCTGAAATTAGG GTTGCCGGGCGTTGCATGGAAATAA